In Afipia carboxidovorans OM5, the sequence CGCTGCCCGAAAAAGACATGCTGACGTGGGGCTGGCGTCTGCCGTTCCTCGCGAGCGTCGTGCTGCTCGGCATCGGCTGGTTCATCCGCATCAAGGTCGCAGAGTCGCCGGACTTCGAGGTGATGGAAAGCAAGGGCAAGAAGGTCGGAATGCCGGTCGTCGAAGTCTTCCGCCGCTATCCGCGTGAAGTGCTCGCGGTGATCGGTGCGCGGCTTGGCGAAGTCACATGGTTCTACACCGTGGCCAGCTTCTCGCTCGCCTATGCCGCCGGCACGCTCTCCATCCCGCGGACGGTGATCCTCGACGCCACCATCTGGGGCGCGAGTTTCCTTCTGTTCACCGTGCCGATCTTCGGCATCCTCGGCGACAAGCTCCAGCACAAATGGGTGTTCATGATCGGCGCGGTCGGTGTGGTGATCTGCGCCCCGATCTTCTTCAGCCTGCTCGCGACCAAGGATGTCTTCTGGATCAACGTCGCCATGGTCATGGCAATCAGCCTTGTGTACGCCAGCCTCTACGGCCCGGAGGGCTCGCTGTTCTCCAATCAATTCCCGCCGGAGGTTCGCTACACCGGCATCTCGATTGGTGTTCAGGTCTCCGGCGCGCTGGGTGGCGGTTTGGCCCCGATCATCGCGACCTGGCTGCTTGCGCGTAACAATGGCGATCCGCAATATGTCGTCTGGTATCTGAGCGCGCTCGCCGTGATTGCCTTCTTCAGTGCGTGGAGCATGCATGCGGCCTCGAAGTACTCGGCGTCGGCGCGGGAGGCGGCGGCAACAGCATGACGCAGATCGACTACTATTTCTGGATGAACTCCGACTGGGCCTATCTCGGTGCAGACAGGCTCGACGGAATCGCCCGGAAACACGGTATTCGCATTCGCTACATGCCAGTGGACCTCCCGGACGTCTATGCACGGACGGGAGGTCAACTGCTCGGCAAACGCTCACCCGAGCGGCAAGCCTATCGGGTGACGGAGCTGAAGCGCTGGTGCAAGGCGCTCGGCATCCACGTCAACCCGACGCCGAAATACATGTGCCCGAATGCCGATGCCGCATCGCGCATCGTGATCGCTGCGGACCGCAAGGGTCTTGCGGTCACGCCGCTCTACAAGGCGATTCTGCATGCGGAGTGGTGCGAGGACAGGGACATCTCCGACATCGCCGAGTTGCGGGCTATCGTGTCCGCGCTCGGGCATGACGCAGACGATCTGCTGGCAGCTGCGCAGGCGCCGGAGATCGAGACGCTCTACCGGCGCTACACCGACGATGCGGTGAAGGCCGGCGTGTTTGGCTCGCCGTCCTATGTCTTCAACGGCGAGTTGTTCTGGGGGCAGGATCGCTTGGCGATGCTCGATGCCGCGATTACGGAATCGCAGCAAATCGCATCGCGATAACGTCCGCTGTTCAACTGCGGGCAGGAATCGCGGAAGGCTTCGCCTTGCCCGGTTCGCGCCGTGCCGCCTGTCGCAACAGCCGCTCGATCTCGTCGAGATCCTGCGGTGCCTTTACAGCGGGCGCGCGGCGTGAGGGTATTATCATCTCCGCGTAGGCGGGCTCTGCTTCCGCCTCGCCGTTCTTCGCCCAGATGTTGCGTCGCTCTCTGGCCGGGGCGGACGTGATGCGCGGCGCGCGCTTCAAGTAGCGGAAGGCGACCGCGCCGAGGATAGCGAGAATCCCCAAGCCGACGAACAGAACGCCGAGCGCGATGCGCCACGGTGCAAGGTTGAGAGCTGAGTTGTTGTCATCATCGGCTGAAGGTGGGAGCGGGGCCTGCGCGGCAGGCGCCGCAGCCTGAGGTGTAACGCGTGGTGCAAGACCCGTGGTCTGGTCTGATGGCGTTTCGGCGGCCGAGAAGCGTGATGATAGCGGGGCGGGAGTCGAGGTGAGGTTATCAGGCTGCGCCAGCATCAGTGACGGCTGTTCTGCGGGAGGCGCGTTATTGTCGGCGGAGGTGGACGGCTCCGGTATGGAAGACGTCATCGCATGCTCGGCATCTGCTTCGGACGGGCTTTCATTGCGGGCGTCTGCGATGTTGCGTTGTAGCGGCGCGGCCTGTGCAGCCTCCGGCTTCGGATCGGGCGCGGGCTTGGTATCTGGCGCAGGCTCCGATGCAGCGGCTGCCTTGGCGGCAGGCTTGTATGTCTTCAGTCCGGCTTCGCCGAGATACCAGCATTTCGCCTTTGTCTTGCGGTCGAGGTGATAGTACCAGTGCTTGCCTTGCGGTGCCGCGCCTTTGGGTGCGGCATGGCAGCTGGTGGCGTCGCTGGCTGGTTGCTGCGCAAATCCCGATGTCGCGCCGGCGAGCAGGGCACACAGCGTGGCCGCAGCAAGTGTCGCGTAGTGTTGTCTCATGGCTTCCCCCACGTCGGAGATGACGTCGCGTGACGAACGTGGGCGGATCGTTGACAACGAGCAGGGCCGCAATAGGCCGCAAATGCGAAGCCTATGGGACGAAAATGCGGCATGGCGCGTCGCATGGAACGCTGCCGGTTTACTGCGCGCGAAGCGTTCGCGCGCTTTCACAGCGCGGCGTTTTAGTCTTCGTTGGTGAGGATGATGCGTCCCGTCACTTCGCCTTGACGCAGCCGTGCCATCCAGTCGGCAGCATCGCGCAGGGGCGCTTCATGCATCGGCGGCTGCGCGATACGGCCGCTCTGCGCGAGCGCGAGGAGTTCACGCGCCTCATCGAGCGTACCGGTCATGAAACCTTCGATGCTCATCCGCTTGTGAACGAAACTCACTACGGGTATCGCGAAGCTGCCGCCGATTAAGCCTGACACGACGATCTTGCCGCCGCGTGCGAGCGCGCCGACGGCAAAATTCAGCGAAGCCTCGTTGCCGGCGAAATCGATAATCACATCGAATCCGCCGCCGCTGTCTTTCAGCATGCGCCGCGCCGTCTCGCGCGGAGCCGGATCGTAGGCCGTGGTGGCACCTGCCTGGAGCGCGGCGGCGCGTGCACTCTCGCTCAGGTCGGCAATGGCAATGGCCTCGATATCCATCGCGCGGGCGATTGCGAGTCCCATCAGGCCGACACCCCCCATGCCGATCAGAAGAATGTTGCGGTGGCGCGGATGCGAGAGCGCACGCTTCAACGCGCCATAGGCGGTGAGGCCCGAGCACATCAGCGCGGCGGCGAAGCCTGCGGGCAATGGATCGTAGGCAAGAAGATAACGGCTATCCGGCACCACAACGTGGCTCGCAAATCCGCCGTCGAGGGCGACGCCGAGATAGCGGTTGCGCGCGCACAGGTTCTCGTCGCCGTTCACGCAGTCGCGACAGGTGCCGCAGCCGATCCACGGAAAGACCACGCGCTTCTCGCCGACAAGGTCGCGCGGTGCATCCGGGCCTACGGCTTCGACGGTGCCTGCAATCTCGTGACCGAGCGTGAAGGGCAGCTTGATGCCGCGCGTGATGTCGATGCGCTGGCCTTGCCCGGCGTCGAAAAAACCATCCTGCAGATGCAGGTCGGAATGGCAGAGGCCGCAGCGTGCGACGCGCAGCAGCACCTCGCCGCCTTGCGGAGAGGGCGCCTCCACAATCGTCTCGCAGACCGGCGATCCGAATTTCACGAGAGACTGACGGTGCATCAGGGCCATGGCGACGCTTCAATCAGGCTTTGAGTTCGATGAGGCGGTTCGCCATCGCGACAAAGCCTGCGATCGACACCGTCTCGGCACGCCGGGTCGGATCGACGCCAGCGGCTTCCGCAAGCGCTGCGGGATCGACACCGAGTGCTTTCAGGCTCTGGCGCAGCATCTTGCGACGCTGGTTGAACGCAGCCGCTGTGACTTGTTCCAGCGCGCGGCGTGAACACGCCAGCGGTGCCGCGCGCGGTGCGAGGCGTACGACGGAGGACATCACTTTCGGTGGCGGCACGAAGGCACCGGGTGCGATGTCGAACAGGATTTTTGTTTCCGCGCGCCAGTTCGCGAGCACACCGAGACGGCCATAAGCCTCGTCGTTTTCCGTCGCGACGATCCGCTCAGCGACCTCGCGCTGGAACATCAGCACCATCATGTCGAACCATGGCGGCCATGGCTCGACCGACAGCCAGCCTGTGAGCAGCAGCGTCGCGATATTGTAAGGCAGGTTGGCGACGATCCGCGCTCGCTCGCCTTGCAGCAGCGGCGTGGGATCGAACGTCGTGGCATCGCCATGAATGATCTCGAGACGACCAGGATAACGTCGCGCGATCTCTTCCAGCGCGGGGATCGCTCGCTCGTCGCGTTCGACCGCGATGACGCGCTTGGCACCGGTTGCAAGCAGCGCGCGCGTGAGCCCGCCGGGGCCGGGGCCGATCTCGATGACGGTGACGTCGTCGAGCGGACCTGCAGCGCGCGCGATCCGCGCCGTCAGGTTGAGGTCGAACAGAAAATTCTGGCCGAGCGATTTGCGCGCGAAAAGATCGTATTTGCGGATCACCTCGCGCAGCGGCGGCAGATCGTCGATCTGGC encodes:
- a CDS encoding alcohol dehydrogenase, giving the protein MALMHRQSLVKFGSPVCETIVEAPSPQGGEVLLRVARCGLCHSDLHLQDGFFDAGQGQRIDITRGIKLPFTLGHEIAGTVEAVGPDAPRDLVGEKRVVFPWIGCGTCRDCVNGDENLCARNRYLGVALDGGFASHVVVPDSRYLLAYDPLPAGFAAALMCSGLTAYGALKRALSHPRHRNILLIGMGGVGLMGLAIARAMDIEAIAIADLSESARAAALQAGATTAYDPAPRETARRMLKDSGGGFDVIIDFAGNEASLNFAVGALARGGKIVVSGLIGGSFAIPVVSFVHKRMSIEGFMTGTLDEARELLALAQSGRIAQPPMHEAPLRDAADWMARLRQGEVTGRIILTNED
- a CDS encoding 2-hydroxychromene-2-carboxylate isomerase, whose protein sequence is MTQIDYYFWMNSDWAYLGADRLDGIARKHGIRIRYMPVDLPDVYARTGGQLLGKRSPERQAYRVTELKRWCKALGIHVNPTPKYMCPNADAASRIVIAADRKGLAVTPLYKAILHAEWCEDRDISDIAELRAIVSALGHDADDLLAAAQAPEIETLYRRYTDDAVKAGVFGSPSYVFNGELFWGQDRLAMLDAAITESQQIASR
- the rsmA gene encoding 16S rRNA (adenine(1518)-N(6)/adenine(1519)-N(6))-dimethyltransferase RsmA, with product MSQIDDLPPLREVIRKYDLFARKSLGQNFLFDLNLTARIARAAGPLDDVTVIEIGPGPGGLTRALLATGAKRVIAVERDERAIPALEEIARRYPGRLEIIHGDATTFDPTPLLQGERARIVANLPYNIATLLLTGWLSVEPWPPWFDMMVLMFQREVAERIVATENDEAYGRLGVLANWRAETKILFDIAPGAFVPPPKVMSSVVRLAPRAAPLACSRRALEQVTAAAFNQRRKMLRQSLKALGVDPAALAEAAGVDPTRRAETVSIAGFVAMANRLIELKA
- a CDS encoding MFS transporter, with the translated sequence MSSTKEGAGEPPRRQYVVAGLASMIGTTIEWYDFFLYGSAAALIFNKIFFPSFDPISGTLAAFATYSVGFFARPLGGIVFGHFGDRVGRKSMLLITLVLMGVPTMLIGLIPSYETIGYWGAVLLVIMRFLQGVAVGGEWGGAVLMAVEHAPEGKKGLFGSLPQAGVGPGLLLSSLALSMVAALPEKDMLTWGWRLPFLASVVLLGIGWFIRIKVAESPDFEVMESKGKKVGMPVVEVFRRYPREVLAVIGARLGEVTWFYTVASFSLAYAAGTLSIPRTVILDATIWGASFLLFTVPIFGILGDKLQHKWVFMIGAVGVVICAPIFFSLLATKDVFWINVAMVMAISLVYASLYGPEGSLFSNQFPPEVRYTGISIGVQVSGALGGGLAPIIATWLLARNNGDPQYVVWYLSALAVIAFFSAWSMHAASKYSASAREAAATA